One Desulfovibrio aminophilus DSM 12254 DNA segment encodes these proteins:
- a CDS encoding glycosyltransferase family 2 protein, protein MRLFRDVFHRLRLAGFLDPGQALEAAAALLADARPDQPQRLFAAGALLRQAVVFLPFDPALAAQARRIFPAAPPPPGFVRWLDGLRAPADPGPARSLAQALNAWQTGGRSAFLAETEALLTSPGGAAAAPLLAWGLRAAGKPEQAARALEHAPENFLARNLRARLALDEDHPEEARAHLLASLELEPFQPSAIMQLAAPPPDPNLVETHRVHVCLYSWNKPEALARTLASLAATELGPARVTLLNNGSTSISPKELEALARRTAPNLRLEVLHLPVNVGAPPARNWLLGLPASREADCVAFLDDDVLLPRRWLAGLLSALEAEPRACAAGVKVLHPRSPLVIQYAWRFFSETGEGRIRFTPNAPTVLDLGQYDHLRPCLSVMGCCHLLHRERLERLGVPGFDPRFSPSQVDDIEHDLQIWKAGGMVVFDGRAAVVHLQDTGDPSRRTPLSLAQAQANHFKMEHKFDGGELADMRRDVERADSEAFRAALAAVSPFLPAPAREFWRTLSPFLP, encoded by the coding sequence ATGCGCCTGTTTCGGGACGTCTTCCACCGCCTGCGCCTGGCCGGATTCCTGGACCCGGGGCAGGCCCTGGAGGCCGCCGCCGCACTCCTGGCCGACGCCCGACCGGACCAGCCCCAGCGTCTGTTCGCCGCCGGAGCCCTGCTGCGCCAGGCGGTCGTCTTCCTGCCCTTCGACCCGGCCCTGGCGGCACAGGCCAGACGCATATTTCCGGCCGCGCCGCCGCCCCCGGGCTTCGTCCGCTGGCTGGACGGCCTGCGCGCCCCGGCCGATCCCGGCCCGGCGCGAAGTCTCGCCCAGGCCCTGAACGCCTGGCAGACCGGCGGACGTTCCGCCTTCCTGGCCGAAACCGAAGCCCTGCTCACCTCCCCCGGAGGAGCGGCCGCCGCCCCGCTGCTGGCCTGGGGCCTGCGCGCGGCCGGGAAACCGGAGCAGGCGGCCCGGGCCCTGGAGCATGCCCCGGAAAACTTCCTGGCCCGCAACCTGCGCGCCCGCCTGGCCTTGGACGAGGACCATCCGGAGGAGGCCCGCGCCCATCTCCTGGCCTCCCTGGAACTGGAGCCCTTCCAGCCCTCGGCCATCATGCAGCTGGCCGCGCCGCCGCCCGACCCGAACCTCGTCGAAACCCACCGCGTCCATGTCTGCCTCTACTCCTGGAACAAGCCCGAGGCCCTGGCCCGAACCCTGGCGAGTCTGGCCGCCACGGAACTGGGCCCGGCCCGGGTCACGCTGCTGAACAACGGTTCGACCTCCATCTCACCGAAGGAGCTGGAGGCCCTGGCCCGGCGCACGGCCCCGAATCTCCGCCTGGAGGTGCTGCACCTGCCGGTGAACGTCGGCGCTCCGCCCGCGCGCAACTGGCTCCTGGGCCTGCCCGCCTCGCGCGAAGCCGACTGCGTGGCCTTCCTGGACGACGACGTGCTTCTGCCCCGTCGCTGGCTGGCCGGGCTCCTGAGCGCCCTGGAGGCCGAGCCCCGGGCCTGCGCCGCCGGGGTCAAGGTGCTCCACCCGCGCTCACCGCTGGTGATCCAGTACGCCTGGCGCTTCTTCTCCGAGACCGGCGAGGGCCGCATCCGCTTCACGCCCAACGCGCCCACGGTTCTCGACCTGGGCCAGTACGACCATCTCCGTCCCTGCCTCTCGGTCATGGGCTGCTGCCACCTTCTACACCGCGAACGCCTGGAGCGCCTGGGCGTTCCCGGCTTCGACCCGCGCTTCTCGCCATCCCAGGTGGACGACATCGAGCACGACCTCCAGATATGGAAGGCCGGAGGCATGGTCGTCTTCGACGGCCGCGCCGCCGTGGTCCATCTCCAGGACACGGGCGACCCCTCCCGCCGCACCCCGCTCTCCCTGGCCCAGGCCCAAGCCAACCACTTCAAGATGGAACACAAGTTCGACGGCGGGGAACTGGCCGACATGCGCCGGGACGTGGAACGGGCCGACTCGGAGGCCTTCCGCGCGGCCCTGGCGGCGGTCTCGCCCTTCCTGCCCGCCCCGGCCCGGGAATTCTGGCGCACCCTTTCGCCCTTTCTGCCCTGA
- a CDS encoding ankyrin repeat domain-containing protein — protein MDLLTSLPFHLPGFNGEFQPRASLLAARALLVYSPSMRKRTLCLLLAILLCLPAGAQAARFTGLFMAIGEGDLSRVKAMTPPRGLLDAVDDASGATPLTWAAQCGTPEIVAWLLDSGASIEGRDKLDMTPLASAAEFGNLGTAMLLLERGADAQARTYYGKTPLHGACGSKGNLELVRELLARGCDLHAMDQFGATAISWAVRKGKVDIALYLLEQGADPKGCPLTPFTPLHWAAKSGNISLVQALVQRGADVNASGPNGATPLGWAKDPQVRGFLEAHGAR, from the coding sequence ATGGACCTCCTCACTTCTCTACCATTCCATCTGCCCGGATTCAACGGCGAATTCCAGCCGCGCGCGTCGCTCTTGGCAGCCCGGGCCCTGCTGGTGTATTCTCCATCCATGCGCAAACGGACTCTCTGCCTTCTTCTGGCGATCCTGCTCTGCCTGCCCGCCGGGGCCCAGGCCGCCCGCTTCACCGGCCTGTTCATGGCCATCGGCGAGGGCGACCTGTCCCGGGTCAAGGCCATGACCCCGCCGCGCGGCCTGCTGGACGCCGTCGACGACGCCTCCGGGGCCACGCCCCTGACCTGGGCGGCCCAGTGCGGCACTCCCGAGATCGTGGCTTGGCTCCTGGACTCCGGGGCCTCCATCGAAGGCCGCGACAAGCTCGACATGACCCCCCTGGCCTCGGCCGCCGAGTTCGGCAACTTGGGCACGGCCATGCTCCTCCTGGAGCGCGGCGCGGACGCCCAGGCCCGCACCTACTACGGCAAGACCCCCCTGCACGGCGCCTGCGGCAGCAAGGGGAACCTGGAGCTGGTGCGTGAACTCCTCGCCCGCGGCTGCGACCTGCACGCCATGGACCAGTTCGGGGCCACGGCCATCTCCTGGGCCGTGCGCAAGGGCAAGGTGGACATCGCCCTCTATCTCCTGGAGCAGGGCGCGGACCCCAAGGGCTGTCCCCTGACCCCCTTCACGCCCCTGCACTGGGCGGCCAAGTCCGGCAACATCTCCCTGGTCCAGGCCCTGGTCCAGCGCGGCGCGGACGTGAACGCCTCCGGCCCCAACGGAGCCACCCCCCTGGGTTGGGCCAAGGATCCCCAGGTGCGCGGCTTCCTGGAAGCGCACGGGGCGCGCTGA
- a CDS encoding YIP1 family protein: protein MSTAFDFQRLWSDSERILREPKSFFSSMPVSGGFADPVVRAAVYGLAAGLVNLIWGIFGLGHGRMMTSFGGLGIGGLVGMPLMALAGVFVGGAVLWLAARLCGAQPGYEAAARASAACQVLLPVRAAFNLFHAASPSLGLALGVALNLFGAWLAYNALASALGAEERKARVAGVVLAVLSLAGMAS from the coding sequence ATGAGCACGGCCTTCGATTTCCAGCGGCTCTGGAGCGATTCGGAACGCATCCTGCGGGAACCGAAAAGCTTTTTCTCCTCCATGCCCGTGAGCGGGGGTTTCGCGGACCCGGTCGTCCGGGCCGCGGTGTACGGTCTGGCCGCCGGGTTGGTGAATCTCATCTGGGGCATCTTCGGCCTGGGACACGGCCGGATGATGACCTCCTTCGGCGGGCTGGGGATCGGCGGGCTGGTGGGCATGCCGCTCATGGCCCTGGCCGGGGTCTTCGTGGGTGGGGCCGTGCTCTGGCTGGCGGCCCGCCTGTGCGGCGCTCAGCCCGGATACGAGGCCGCCGCGCGGGCCTCGGCCGCCTGTCAGGTGCTCCTGCCCGTGCGCGCGGCCTTCAATCTCTTCCACGCCGCCAGCCCGAGCCTGGGTCTGGCCCTGGGCGTGGCCTTGAACCTGTTCGGAGCCTGGCTGGCCTACAACGCCCTGGCCTCCGCACTGGGAGCGGAGGAACGCAAGGCCCGCGTGGCGGGCGTGGTCCTGGCCGTGCTCTCCCTGGCCGGAATGGCCTCCTGA
- a CDS encoding sigma-54-dependent transcriptional regulator — protein MEQNERKQYTILAVDDDPNILQVLEARLVAAGYRTRLADSAEDALAFLAEEPVDCIVSDVKMPGMGGAGLLKEVLTNWSEVRVILLTAYGSIPDAVASIRTGAADYLTKPFDGRQLVAKIDSILAGRAPARTKAPQSKNGPLAMLWGGKSPVMREFLDRLERVAHGDVNVLVTGESGTGKELVARILHQLSPRAKGPFVIVDCGSTPATLLESELFGHVKGSFTHALKDKKGLIEEADGGTLLLDEIGNISPEMQTRLLRFLQERTIRRIGDTKEIPVSCRVVAATNADLPAMVRKGSFREDLYFRLKVATLSVPPLRERTEDIPVLAERFLDEACRSQNRPAMTLAAETVKRMTGYHWPGNVRELKNAIEAGVVFARDDVFRPGDLALENLDEPLSPGALPREEQSLSLEESEHQAILRALKKTGWVKKAAADLLGISRRAIHYKIKKYGIPDREE, from the coding sequence ATGGAACAGAACGAACGCAAGCAGTACACGATCCTCGCGGTCGACGACGACCCGAACATCCTTCAGGTTCTCGAAGCGCGCCTCGTGGCCGCGGGCTACCGGACGCGTCTCGCCGACAGCGCCGAGGACGCCCTGGCCTTCCTGGCCGAGGAGCCGGTGGACTGCATCGTCTCGGACGTGAAGATGCCGGGCATGGGCGGGGCCGGGCTGCTCAAGGAAGTGCTGACCAACTGGTCCGAGGTCCGGGTCATCCTGCTCACGGCCTACGGCAGCATCCCGGACGCCGTGGCCTCCATCCGCACCGGCGCGGCCGACTACCTGACCAAGCCCTTCGACGGCCGCCAGTTGGTGGCCAAGATCGACTCCATCCTGGCCGGACGCGCCCCGGCCCGCACGAAGGCTCCCCAGTCCAAGAACGGGCCGTTGGCCATGCTTTGGGGCGGCAAGAGCCCGGTCATGCGCGAATTCCTGGACCGCCTGGAACGCGTGGCCCACGGCGACGTGAACGTGCTCGTCACCGGCGAGTCCGGCACGGGCAAGGAACTGGTGGCCCGGATTCTCCATCAGCTCTCGCCCCGGGCCAAGGGCCCCTTCGTCATCGTGGACTGCGGCTCGACCCCGGCCACGCTGCTGGAAAGCGAACTCTTCGGCCACGTCAAGGGCAGCTTCACCCACGCGCTCAAGGACAAGAAGGGCCTCATCGAGGAGGCCGACGGCGGCACCCTGCTCCTGGACGAGATCGGCAACATCTCTCCAGAGATGCAGACCCGGCTCCTGCGTTTTCTCCAGGAACGGACCATCCGGCGCATCGGGGACACCAAGGAGATCCCGGTTTCCTGCCGGGTGGTGGCGGCCACCAACGCCGACCTGCCCGCCATGGTGCGCAAGGGGTCTTTCCGCGAGGATCTCTATTTCCGGCTCAAGGTGGCCACCCTCTCGGTGCCGCCCCTGCGCGAACGCACCGAGGACATCCCGGTGCTGGCCGAACGCTTTCTCGACGAGGCGTGCAGGTCGCAGAACCGCCCGGCCATGACCCTGGCCGCCGAAACGGTCAAGCGCATGACCGGCTACCACTGGCCGGGAAACGTGCGGGAACTGAAGAACGCCATCGAGGCGGGCGTGGTCTTCGCCCGCGACGACGTCTTCCGGCCAGGCGACCTGGCCCTGGAAAACCTGGACGAACCCCTCTCCCCCGGCGCCCTGCCGCGCGAGGAACAGTCGCTGTCCCTGGAGGAAAGCGAGCACCAGGCCATCCTGCGGGCGCTCAAGAAGACCGGCTGGGTCAAGAAGGCGGCGGCCGACCTGTTGGGCATCAGCCGCCGCGCCATCCACTACAAGATCAAGAAGTACGGCATCCCGGACCGCGAGGAATAG
- a CDS encoding sensor histidine kinase yields the protein MRLIHWPKRLSITTKLLLWCLTLIVIFYATTTFLLLRIRDIVDASGSVATVHHEIDSATQRMIRTLLSLEENRKRYEILKKDDYIQYVINDLAGFKETLDRVLERHPEYREQWKPLTEEFSIILSTDAGPETLVLPDKTVNAWITLLSETRQANQLETETQLRELNQAGRDAARMGFFGLMASIAAGLAGSIFIAYWLNRSLSEVRRGIRDLAQGGEMKPVRVLSSDELGELARAFNSMTTRLKQEEQMRSDFISMLSHEIRTPLTSIRESVELVSDGVFGDLNERQLHFLEISKKEIQRLTSLLTRLMTVSSMEANDLKLRPEPLDAETFVRSVIERIQPAATAKSIHISLRLPPAPCRALADFEHVQQVLLNLLGNAVKFSPTGSRIMVSAEAEADRVVFCVRDEGRGIPEAEQAYVFRKYYREPAVRASVDGVGLGLSIAKRIVDAHGGEMWLTSEEGKGSCFCFSLPKAGELE from the coding sequence ATGCGCTTGATCCACTGGCCAAAACGGCTCTCCATCACCACCAAGCTCCTGCTCTGGTGTCTGACGCTCATCGTCATCTTCTACGCCACCACGACTTTCCTGCTCCTGCGCATCCGCGACATCGTGGACGCCTCGGGCTCGGTGGCCACGGTGCATCATGAGATCGACAGCGCCACTCAACGCATGATCCGCACCCTCCTCTCCCTGGAGGAGAACCGCAAGCGCTATGAAATCCTCAAAAAAGACGACTACATCCAATACGTGATCAACGACCTGGCCGGATTCAAGGAAACCCTGGACCGGGTTTTGGAACGCCACCCCGAATATCGTGAGCAATGGAAGCCCCTGACCGAGGAGTTCTCGATCATTCTCTCCACCGACGCCGGGCCCGAGACCCTGGTCCTGCCGGACAAGACCGTCAATGCCTGGATCACCCTGCTTTCCGAGACCCGCCAAGCCAACCAATTGGAAACCGAGACGCAGTTGCGGGAACTGAACCAGGCCGGACGCGACGCCGCGCGCATGGGATTCTTCGGGCTCATGGCCTCGATCGCCGCCGGGCTGGCGGGCTCGATCTTCATCGCCTACTGGCTCAACCGCTCGTTGTCGGAGGTCCGACGCGGCATCCGCGATCTGGCCCAGGGCGGAGAGATGAAGCCCGTGCGCGTGCTCTCCTCCGACGAACTGGGCGAACTGGCGCGGGCCTTCAACAGCATGACCACCCGGCTCAAGCAGGAGGAGCAGATGCGTTCGGACTTCATCTCCATGCTCTCCCACGAGATCCGCACCCCGCTGACGAGCATCCGGGAATCCGTGGAGCTGGTGTCCGACGGGGTGTTCGGGGATCTGAACGAACGCCAGCTGCACTTCCTGGAGATATCCAAGAAGGAGATCCAGCGCCTGACCAGCCTGCTCACCCGGCTCATGACCGTGTCCAGCATGGAGGCCAACGATCTCAAGCTGCGACCCGAGCCTCTGGACGCCGAAACCTTCGTGCGTTCGGTCATCGAACGCATCCAGCCCGCGGCCACGGCCAAGAGCATCCATATCTCCCTGCGCCTGCCGCCCGCCCCCTGCCGGGCCCTGGCCGACTTCGAACACGTTCAGCAGGTGCTCCTGAACCTCCTGGGCAACGCGGTGAAGTTCTCGCCCACCGGCTCGCGCATCATGGTTTCGGCCGAGGCAGAGGCCGACCGGGTAGTCTTCTGTGTGCGCGACGAAGGACGGGGCATCCCCGAAGCCGAGCAGGCCTATGTCTTCCGCAAGTACTACCGGGAACCCGCGGTGCGGGCCAGCGTGGACGGAGTGGGCCTGGGCCTGTCCATCGCCAAGCGCATCGTGGACGCACACGGCGGCGAGATGTGGCTCACCAGCGAGGAGGGCAAGGGCAGCTGTTTCTGCTTCTCCCTTCCCAAGGCCGGTGAGTTGGAGTAG